A single region of the Plasmodium chabaudi chabaudi strain AS genome assembly, chromosome: 3 genome encodes:
- a CDS encoding fam-b protein, which produces MGINILNFVLFSIIICSFGYAKNELCGVNGINVYLERNIINSRNNRILADVDNQFDLYDFYESTLSLANQFSDYIDDDKEMIRLRNIIDSHMTKHKENNALPNLNNINRGTKKLINKIQKELNETKKELDNKKIGKLSIQPIHDKRIIINNNNFLEADDDNFRIEYLKNVSSDYYSKLKEASKYKISKSERNLIIKAMLWTIAFFVIVASGEVLCLLVITPFVPFIFNRWRVINKHRFEL; this is translated from the exons ATGGGAATCAATATTCTAAATTTTGttcttttttcaattattatttgttcttTTGGATATGCCAAAAAT GAATTATGCGGTGTAAACGGGATTAACGTATACCTTGAaaggaatataataaattctaGAAACAATAGGATATTAGCAGATGTAGACAATCAATTCgatttatatgatttttatgaatCAACTTTGAGTTTAGCAAATCAATTTAGTGACTACATTGATGATGACAAAGAAATGATACGTCTTCGAAATATTATAGATTCACATATGACGAAgcataaagaaaataatgcgTTAcccaatttaaataatataaatcgGGGaacgaaaaaattaattaataaaattcaaaaagaattaaatgaaacaaaaaaagagcttgataataaaaagattGGAAAATTATCAATACAGCCGATACATGataaaagaataataataaataataataattttttggaggctgatgatgataattttcGCATTGAATatcttaaaaatgtatCGAGCGATTATTATagtaaattaaaagaagcctcaaagtataaaatatcaaaatcagaaagaaatttaattataaaggCGATGCTGTGGACTATAGCCTTTTTTGTGATAGTAGCATCAGGAGAGGTGCTATGCCTATTAGTAATTACACCTTTCGTgccttttatatttaataggTGGCGGGTAATCAATAAACATCGCtttgaattataa
- a CDS encoding lysophospholipase, putative produces MEEIELNSDDLRNTTCNLDGDPKIGWFCNKNGLLLKTYGWLVKNAIGIILLIHGLKSHTRLTFMRINIKMPNNDGDVVVDNNNYYIYKDSWIEKFNQNGYSVYALDLQGHGESQAWKNIRGSADRFDDLVDDVIDYMNYIQDEISNENQTDDESYDIVPTKKKRLPMYIIGHSMGGSIAIRILQLLRKEKENDINAGDENNYKKCNIMLDNSTNANEISNAMVEDMISDMRDMNTFNDNSVKHISDKRCITNSKNDDPGTSSASTSSRGSANTNDSPSVRPKVVNSISKKTHSSDISIASTSGGTIDCSSDISIASTSGNKQVRQYNHLDNLNIRGCISLSGMLGLKIVGLPGSFVFKYIYLPVTKLMSHFAPYRKTVAEFPYKTSQFIDNVFKYDKFRYNEGITYKYLHEIIKTMGKLFENAKNMPRDIPLLLVHSTDDGICNYKGSQSFHDKIDVPGKEIYLVENLNHSTTLESGNEDVLKKVVDWINNLGNNNNGETKKEQKSKKKKEQKSKIKEDKKKAKDKSK; encoded by the coding sequence ATGGAAGAAATTGAATTGAATAGTGATGATTTAAGGAATACAACATGTAATTTAGATGGAGATCCTAAGATAGGTTGGTTCTGTAACAAAAATGGTTtacttttaaaaacatatggGTGGCTAGTTAAAAATGCTATAGGAATTATATTGTTAATACATGGACTAAAATCCCATACTCGATTAACTTTTATgagaataaatataaaaatgccAAATAATGATGGAGACGTAGTAGTagacaataataattactatatttataaagatAGTTGGattgaaaaatttaatcaAAATGGTTATTCAGTATATGCACTAGATTTGCAAGGGCATGGTGAATCACAAGcatggaaaaatataagaggAAGTGCCGATCGCTTTGATGATTTAGTTGATGATGTAATAGATTATATGAATTACATTCAAGATGAAATCTCAAACGAAAATCAAACGGATGATGAATCTTATGATATAGTAccaactaaaaaaaaaagacttcctatgtatattattggGCATTCGATGGGAGGAAGTATTGCTATAAGAATATTACAATTAttaagaaaagaaaaagaaaatgatattaatgctggagatgaaaataactataaaaaatgtaacatCATGTTAGACAACTCTACTAATGCTAATGAAATTAGCAATGCTATGGTAGAAGATATGATTAGTGATATGCGTGATATGAATACTTTTAATGATAATTCTGTAAAACATATTTCGGATAAGCGTTGCATTACGAATtctaaaaatgatgatccTGGTACTTCTAGTGCTAGTACAAGTTCTAGGGGAAGTGCTAATACAAATGATAGTCCAAGTGTTCGCCCCAAGGTTGTTAATAGtataagtaaaaaaacTCATTCCAGCGACATTTCCATAGCTAGTACTAGTGGAGGCACAATTGATTGTTCCAGTGACATTTCCATAGCTAGTACTAGTGGAAACAAACAAGTTAGACAATATAATCATTtagataatttaaatattagaGGTTGCATATCATTATCCGGAATGTTAGGACTCAAAATAGTAGGACTACCAGGATCAtttgtatttaaatatatttatttacctgtaacaaaattaatgtCGCATTTTGCACCTTATAGAAAAACAGTTGCAGAATTTCCTTATAAAACTTCTCAATTTATTGACaatgtatttaaatatgataaatttagATATAATGAAGGaataacatataaatatttacatgaaattataaaaacaatggGGAAATTGTTTGAGAATGCGAAAAATATGCCCAGAGATATTCCTTTGTTATTAGTTCATTCAACAGATGATGGGATTTGCAATTATAAAGGGTCGCAATCATTTCATGATAAAATAGATGTTCCTggtaaagaaatatatcttGTTGAAAACCTAAATCATTCTACAACGTTAGAGTCAGGAAATGAagatgttttaaaaaaagttgtGGATTGGATTAACAATTtgggaaataataataacggcgaaacaaaaaaggagcaaaaaagtaaaaaaaaaaaagaacaaaaaagtaaaataaaagaagataaaaaaaaggcaAAAGATAAGTCAAAGTAA
- a CDS encoding CIR protein, giving the protein MTLNLCSAFKGIGELLPDSLSPESDDDNHSLYKIYCPTDSKTGNPECKTDGQRISAMFRYLLEYLFVNNDDDLKSENQNNEYSEYAILWLSNIIRHFNYKHTPHVRDFYATFIKDSDLYKDFHGKINEKNEIMKIQIGQMYNLYELLNILCNAITKYEENPSNCPECSKFTNKWEEKTKELVNKKTKFFEDENYCNVLLTLKKAYENFRSGSNNTSTLPILNEIEGISNCNKLCEKANRSWKLIHVEVKDVVEEKKVSGNGESEQKTKEKNSGVTDGSNITLPYTGNVSQKHTTEIQVNPPKTELDTFLHKEYELIGIGGIALLIPVISAVLYKYWFVGWRKKSTRKKNTKKVINLVVGTNLPKEL; this is encoded by the exons ATGACCCTCAATttg TGTAGTGCATTTAAAGGCATTGGAGAATTATTGCCTGATAGTTTATCTCCAGAAAGTGATGATGATAATCATAgtctatataaaatttattgtcCTACCGACAGTAAAACAGGGAACCCGGAATGTAAAACTGATGGCCAACGAATTAGCGCTATGTTTAGATATTTATTAGAATATCtatttgttaataatgATGACGATCTGAAATCagaaaatcaaaataatgaatattccGAATATGCTATACTGTGGTTAAGTAATATAATAAGgcattttaattataaacataCCCCCCACGTACGGGATTTTTATGCTACGTTTATAAAAGATAGTGATTTGTATAAAGATTTTCAtggtaaaataaatgaaaaaaatgaaataatgaaaattcaAATTGGTCAAATGTACAATCTTTATGAGTTActtaatattttgtgtaATGCAATAACtaaatatgaagaaaaCCCTTCAAATTGCCCCGAATGCTCAAAATTTACTAATAAATGGGAAGAAAAAACCAAAGAACTtgttaacaaaaaaactAAGTTTTTTGAAGATGAGAATTATTGTAATGTATTATtgactttaaaaaaagctTATGAGAATTTTCGAAGTGGTAGTAATAACACAAGCACGCTTCCAATACTTAACGAGATAGAAGGAATAAGTAattgtaataaattatgtgaGAAGGCAAACCGTTCATGGAAACTTATACATGTGGAAGTTAAAGATGTAGTGgaggaaaaaaaagtaagtGGAAATGGAGAAAGTGAACAAAAAactaaagaaaaaaattcagGAGTAACAGATGGATCGAATATTACATTACCATATACAGGGAATGTATCTCAAAAGCATACGACAGAAATCCAAGTTAATCCGCCAAAAACAGAGTTGGatacatttttacataaagAATACGAACTAATTGGCATTGGGGGCATAGCCCTTTTAATACCAGTTATTTCCGCAGTTTTGTAtaag tATTGGTTCGTTGGATGGAGAAAAAAGTCGacgagaaaaaaaaacacgaaaaaagttataaattTGGTTGTTGGAACAAATCTACCAAAGGAgttataa